The sequence GCGGCCAATCCGATCGCGTTCTTCCGCCGCCGCCGTTAGGCCGCCTGCCGGCCCTCGGCCCTTGGCCCCCGGCTCCCGACGCGCCGTGCCGTTCAGCCGAGCGCGCCGCCGGGCGGCAAGCCCGCGAGCGCGTTCGCGCGCATGACTTTCCGGTACCACAGCGTCCACATCATCAGCGCGCCATAGACGCCGTAGCCGACGAACGGCGCGACCACGAGCACGCGCTCGACCGGCCAGTTCCAGACCATCCACGCGCGCAGCAGGTTCTCGGCGACGAGACCGCATCCCCACACGAGCGTCATCAGCCGCATCGACGCGACGAACGCGGGCCGCTCCGCCCACAGCGCATCGAGCCGGGCGGCGCCGTCGTGCGCCTCGCGGGCGAGCGTCGCACGCGCGAGATGGAACACGAGCGGCTTGCGCAGCGCGAGCGACGCGAGAAACGCGACGCCGATCGCGCCCGACGCGAGCGATTCGCGCATCAGCAGCATCCGCGCGCTGCCGCCGGCGAGCGCCGCGGCGATCGACAGCACGATGCCGAACAGCACGAGCGCGGATAGTGCGTCCACCCGCCGGAACCGCGCGAGCTGGACCGTGCTCCAGACGAGCGGTGGCACGGCGGACGCGATGAGGCCGCCCGTCTTGCCCCAATACGGGAGCGCGGCGCGATAGGCGGCCCAGGGCAGCAGCAGGTTCACCGT is a genomic window of Burkholderia mallei ATCC 23344 containing:
- a CDS encoding VC0807 family protein, producing MKLSPGLVAELTVNLLLPWAAYRAALPYWGKTGGLIASAVPPLVWSTVQLARFRRVDALSALVLFGIVLSIAAALAGGSARMLLMRESLASGAIGVAFLASLALRKPLVFHLARATLAREAHDGAARLDALWAERPAFVASMRLMTLVWGCGLVAENLLRAWMVWNWPVERVLVVAPFVGYGVYGALMMWTLWYRKVMRANALAGLPPGGALG